TGGTTTGGGCTCCACGAGATGCCGCCCCGGATGCTCTGCTCGACGCCATGGCTCGTTTCCGAGCCGTGTTTCCAGCACATCCAGATACGGCGGGTGGACTCAAGATGCAGATAGCGTATTACCGTGCGGCGGATCTCGCCCACGCCTATGCCGACGACAGTTCCTTTCTGATTAGCCGAGGTGGTCCCGAAGCTCAGAGGCCGGGGCATGTTCGGTGGACTGAGTACGACTCACTCGCAAACGTGCGCCGATGGCTGACGGAGACCCGAGAACGGATTCAGGTTGTCGCCGTTTCTCCTCGAGTAGAACTCGGCCTTGACACCGTTGAAGTTCCGGCGGTAGCCCTTGGCGATACTCAGCGTCCGCCGCTTGGCTGGAAACAGGGCCAAACCGACGTGGTCAGCTTCTTGCGCAGTTTGTGACGGCTAGCGACGGCTACCGTCCTCGAGAATCGCGGTCTCCACCAGCGGCAGGAGCTCGTCCCAGGATGCGCTCGGGTGCTTTGTTACCGTCATGAACTGCGGAAGCATAAACACGTTAGAAATGAGAGGTTCGGAACAGAGGCGCTCGGCTAGAGCGTTGCCGGCGGCTTGCTCGACGGCTGATGCGCTGATCATTCCCTCACTGACAAACTCGAATCCCTGTGCCGTGAACTTCAGACTGTTCGGGTTCGGAGTCGATGCAATCTCAAAAGGTGGCATGATTTTCGGTATACTCAGGAGATGCTGAACTTCTGCGTCCCAGACCGGAAAGAGGTTCGCATCGGATGCAAGCCAGGCGGAAAACGTTCCCGTCCGTGGCAGAATTTGTGACAATTATGGTCAAGCCAGAGAAGCAGAAAACGTATTTGCGTGACGATGTCTCGTCGGAGTCCGATCCGGAAGATCACAGCAGCATGGGTAAGATCAAGCGGATTTCGTATCAGTCAAAGGGCCTGGTAGACGACGTAAAGTCGTGGGTAGACCTTCGCATGACACTCACGCAAATGGACATCGAGGAAAAGGTCGATGCACGCCTCAACCGGGCGATTGTCGGCGGGGTAGTCGGAGCGCTGGCATTTCTGAGCCTGACATTCGGGCTTGTTGCAGCCTCACTCGGACTTGGCGCGTGGCTTGGACATGATGCCTGGGGCTTTCTTGCCGTTACAGGTTTGCTGTTGGTCGTAACAGCCATTCTTCTTCTACTGAAACCGCGCGTCATCGATTTGCGCAACAGTAAGGGAAGTCGGGGGGACGCGAATGAGTAGTTCAAAGACAACAGACGTTCCCGGCTACCGGAAGCGGACGGGAATTACGGCGCCCCGGGTGCCGATGGATAAGAATGGGCTGCAGGAGAACTATCCGCAGACGGTGACACCGCCCGGACCGCCCACTCGTGCCGAAGTCGAGACGCAGCTTCGGGCGGCGTCCGATTCGATTGCCTCGCGGCTGGATGCTCTGAAGTCCGAGGTGGGTCTCGCTGGCGACACCGTCAAGGCGATTGCCTCCAAGCCACTTGTCACCGCGGCGCTGGCAGTGGGTGCCGGACTACTGGTCGGCAAACTTCTCGGGTCGTCGAGACGCCCTGATGATGAAGACTCTGACGCACTCACTGAGCTGTTGGCCAGAGAGGTGGAGACTGCCCTTGACGGAGGAGAGGCGATCGATGAGGCAATACACCGCGTGCTGGCCGCAACTGGCGCCGCTAAATCCTCAGCAGGATCGGAGGCCGGTGGATTGCTACGCCTGGTCGTCGGTACAGCGATTCGGTCTGCCCTCGCTCAAGTGGTGAAGGCCGCATCCCATCGCTTCACCGGCGGTGGCGATGAGGGAGATAGCAGCCCGGACGGGTAGTCTTCCGGAAAGACAAACTCCGGTCCCTGCAGTATGCGACTGGCTTAGAAGATGACGTTAATATGGCGACTCAGATGCGTTTTTGTTCATAGGCGGTCGTAGTCTATTTGCCAGTCCTAACCTAGTCACGATAGCCCAAACGGGCGGACTTGTAACGCGATGAGACTTGCGCTTTTTGGGGCGCCGGGAGTGGGCAAAGGCACACAGGCAAAACTCCTCGTGCAGCGACTGGGCCTGACGCACATTTCGACAGGAGATCTGATTCGTGCTGCGATCCGGCAAGACACTTCCGTCGGCAAGCAGGCGCGTTCCTATGTTCGAGGCGGACAGTTGGTGCCCGGTCCGATTGTCCGCAAGTTGGCGGAGGATACCCTCGCCGGTGTAGACAACGACTACTTCATCCTCGACGGTTACCCCAGAACAATCGAACAGGCTGAATGGCTCACCGAGTATCTGGATCAGCACGACGCTCCGCTCGAGGCGGTTCTGAGCGTTGAGGTCTCGGATGAGAGGATTGTCTCGAGACTGTCAAAGCGGCGCATGAACAAGGAGACGGGTGAAATATATCATCTTGATTTTCATCCACCGCCACCGCATATCAAGCCAGAAATGCTACGTCAGCGCAAGGACGACCGTCCTGAAGCCATTCAGAAACGACTCGACGTGTATCACAATCAGACCAAACCGCTCGAAGCGTATTTCGAGGGCAAGGGACTTCTGCACGTGATAGACGGCGTGGGTTCGATCGAGGTCGTATACGCTCGGATTGTAAGCGTTCTGGTCGCAAAAGTCGAAGCATTCGGCGGCCGGATGGTCGAACAGAACTAACAGGGTTCCCTTGACTAAGCTAACCGGCTCGCTGCCTGAAGTCATCAGTTCGCTCCGGGTCGATGTTAACGAGCATCTGGCGAGTCTCGTGACGGAGGTCGAACCATCCGCGCTGTACGATCCTGTCCGATATGTTCTTGCGGGCGGTGGTAAGAGACTTCGACCCATCATTCTTCTCCTGACTGCGGATGGTTTTGGTGTCACCGAAAAGGAGGCTCTGCCCGCTGCTCTCGCTGTTGAAGTGTTCCACAATTTCACGTTGGTACACGATGACATCATGGATCACTCCGTCGAGCGCAGAGGCCGACCGACCGTGCACACAAGGTGGAATCAAGACGTCGCAATCCTGGCCGGCGACTATCTATTGTCTCTGGCCTACACCCAACTTTCCAGATCTCATCCAGAGATCCTGCAACCGATGACGGCAGTGTTTGGAGAAATGGTAAAGGACCTATGCGAAGGTCAAACGCTCGACAAGGAATTCGAAACACGCCGTGATATCAGCGTTGACGACTACCTCAGAATGATAGATGCCAAGACAGGTGCGTTGTTGCGTGCATGCCTGGAATTGGGCGGGGTCCTGGGTCGTGCCACAGCGGACGAGCGCCGTCTTCTGAGGCAGGCCGGAATATCTGTTGGCCGTGCATTTCAGATTCGTGACGATCTGCTGGACGTTATTGCCGAAGACGATCGGTGGGGAAAAAAAGTTGGTGGTGATCTGGTTGAGGGAAAGCGAACCTATCTCTTACTCCGGTGTCTTGAATTGCCGGAAGGAGATGATCGATCGTGGTTCGAACGAATTGTGGAGAACGACGGACTGGAAGAACACCTGATTCCGGAGGCACGGACTCGTATGATCGAAGCGGGTGTTATTGAGGATGCGGGCAAGCAGATCGAGCATTATACGAGGATGGCAGAGCAGCAGCTGAATGCGCTCTCTGCCCGCCGAAGCCTCAATACTCTTTCCGCGTTGCTGAGCGGAATGATGGACCGGGTCCATTAGCAGGTGCACCGATTGCTTTTCAATTCATAACTTGCAACCGGCGCGGCTCCTGCGCGTCCGAACACTCCGCACACCCGAACCCTCGATTCTCACGTCCACCGCTCAATGGTTGTTAAAGAAGTCGTCGTAACAAACAGGGCTGGTATTCATACCAGACCGGCCTCCATGATTGTTCGGGAGGCGTCGAAGTTTCAGTCCGAGTTCTTCATCCAGAAGGACGGCTACGAGATTAACGGCAAGAGTATTATCGGCGTGATGACATTGGCGGCCGAGCAGGGCGCCACCCTGTCTCTTGTGTTTGAGGGTGAGGACGAAGGCGAAGCTTCTGCAGCAATACAGGCCCTGTTTGAGAGTGGATTCGGTGAGGTGAAGTAGAGAGGATATTCGGTGCTGGCGGATCGCCGGCCACCCTGCAGTAAAATTTGGGTGATTTGTGGTGCGCAAGAAGCACATCGGAACGGAGGAACACGAGTACCGCGGTATCGGCGTATCCCCCGGTATCGCCATCGGACCTGCTCAGATATTTGCGCGGCAAGATCAGTCGATCGACGACTATCGCATTTCTGCGGACCAGATCGACGACGAGCTAAAGCGATTTGAGGGCGCAATTCGGCGATCTGAAAAAGACCTGCGGAAGATCGCTGGAGTGGCTCAGGAGAAGCTCGGTAAGGAGAGCGCCGAAATATTCGAGGCGCAACTGATGATGCTCCGGGACGAGGAGGTGTATCCGGCAGTCGTAAGGTGTATCAATCGAGATCTCTGTAACGCCGCATTTGCCGTTCACGAAACGCTTGAGGCCTACCGCAAGAGACTGGCGGCGAGCGAAAGCGACTACTTTCGGGAACGCGCCACCGACCTCGCGGACATATCCGACCGCATCGTTCGCCATCTCAATCGCGGAGAGTTCTTTTCGCACATTGATCGAGAGACAATTGTTTTCTCCGAGTCGCTCTCAGCGGCGGATATTGTGCTGTTTTCCCGCCGAGGAATCATGGGCTGTGCCACCGACTTCGGTGGCGCGACGTCGCACGTGTCGATTATGGCTCGTGCGCTCGGTGTGCCGGCCGTCGTGTCAACGCACGGAATCACAGACGTCGTTGA
Above is a window of Rhodothermales bacterium DNA encoding:
- a CDS encoding phage holin family protein, encoding MVKPEKQKTYLRDDVSSESDPEDHSSMGKIKRISYQSKGLVDDVKSWVDLRMTLTQMDIEEKVDARLNRAIVGGVVGALAFLSLTFGLVAASLGLGAWLGHDAWGFLAVTGLLLVVTAILLLLKPRVIDLRNSKGSRGDANE
- a CDS encoding adenylate kinase, producing MRLALFGAPGVGKGTQAKLLVQRLGLTHISTGDLIRAAIRQDTSVGKQARSYVRGGQLVPGPIVRKLAEDTLAGVDNDYFILDGYPRTIEQAEWLTEYLDQHDAPLEAVLSVEVSDERIVSRLSKRRMNKETGEIYHLDFHPPPPHIKPEMLRQRKDDRPEAIQKRLDVYHNQTKPLEAYFEGKGLLHVIDGVGSIEVVYARIVSVLVAKVEAFGGRMVEQN
- a CDS encoding polyprenyl synthetase family protein yields the protein MTKLTGSLPEVISSLRVDVNEHLASLVTEVEPSALYDPVRYVLAGGGKRLRPIILLLTADGFGVTEKEALPAALAVEVFHNFTLVHDDIMDHSVERRGRPTVHTRWNQDVAILAGDYLLSLAYTQLSRSHPEILQPMTAVFGEMVKDLCEGQTLDKEFETRRDISVDDYLRMIDAKTGALLRACLELGGVLGRATADERRLLRQAGISVGRAFQIRDDLLDVIAEDDRWGKKVGGDLVEGKRTYLLLRCLELPEGDDRSWFERIVENDGLEEHLIPEARTRMIEAGVIEDAGKQIEHYTRMAEQQLNALSARRSLNTLSALLSGMMDRVH
- a CDS encoding HPr family phosphocarrier protein, which translates into the protein MVVKEVVVTNRAGIHTRPASMIVREASKFQSEFFIQKDGYEINGKSIIGVMTLAAEQGATLSLVFEGEDEGEASAAIQALFESGFGEVK